ATAAGTCGAATGGAGGTATGGGTTTTCGTGATTTTTCGAGATTTTAACCTGGCAATGTTAGGTAATCAGGTATGGAGATTTCTTACAAAACCTAATAGTCTGGTGAGTAAAGTATATAAAGCACGTTATTTTCTAAACTAAAATTATTTGGATTCTTCTGCTGGCCACAATCCGAGTTTTGTTTGGCGTAGCATATGGAAAGCAGGGGATGTTGTGAAAGCAGGTGTTCATTGGGTAGTAGGTTCAGGGGAAATGATAAATATATTGGGACAACCATGGTTATTGGATGATCACAATCCGTTTATTACCTCAGACTCACCAGCTTTGGCTAATAACAAGGTATCCTCAATCATGTCGATGGAGCACAGGGGGTGGGATGATGAAATTTTAAAAGAATTGTTTAATGATAGGGACCAAGACTGTATACGAAGTGTGCCGTTGAATGAAGATATGAGGCAATATAGAATCTATTGGAGTAAAGAGAGTTCAGGTGAATATTCCGTTCGTAGTGCTTATCGATTGTTACAAGTTCAAAAAGCTCTTTGGAGACAGGAGGATAATGATAGCTTCTGGAGGAAAATTTGGAAAATAAGGGCTCTGCCGAAGGTTTTGAATTTAGTTTGGAGATCATTGTCTCAGTGTCTTCCAACTATGATGCTTTTGCGTCAAAAACATGTCAGAGTAGAAAGTAGTTGTCCAGTTTGCAGGAGAGAGAATGAAACCATTAGCCACGTGTTTATGAGATGCCCTATAGCTCTACAATGCTGGCAGTTGGTTACTCCAGGGTTCCAATTGAGTGCAGAGGACGAGATTTTTCACTAGTGGGACATAATTTTATGAAGCTTTGATAATGAAAAATGGGCTGAAATTGCAGTAGTTTGTTGGTCCTTATGGAGAGCAAGGAATGAGCTAGTTTGGAACAAGAAATATACTCGTATACATGTTGTGATTGCAAACGCTAAACAGTACTTTGGACAATAGAAATATGCCCAAAGTAATCTATTTTCTGTACGTTTCCCGAAGCTTGTTGACGGAGACGGTGACAGTTCTTGGGTTAAGCCACATGAGTCAATAATCAAGGTCTCGGTGGATGCAACAACTTTTCGAGAATATAGTGGTTCCGGGATGGGAGTGATAGTCATAGACGCAGGGGGTGAGTTAATTATAACAAAGACAGTATGCAGGCACAGAGTTTTATGCCCAGAATTGGCAGAAGCTTTAGCCATTAAAGAGGCTCTCAGTTGGATCAAAAACCAAGGGTGGCAAGGGGTGATTGGGGAATCAGATTTCTTAGTGGCAGTGCAGGCAATTCGAAGCAAAGCTCCTATGGTATCTCCTTTTGGTCGAGTTATAGAGGCATGTCGTGCTATGCTTCGAGATTTAAACACAGTTTCACTATTTTTTATTAAACGATCTGCTAATGTGGCTGCTCATGAGTTAGCTCGAGTGTCATATTCTATCCCAGATCGAGTTTTCGATTGGAGTTTTGTTCCTATTGGAGCGTTTAACGCTTTGAAAGCGGATTTATTaagttaataaaattaattgtTCGTAAAAAAAGGGTTCTTTATATCTTTTGGATGCAAATATGCATAAATACATcattaattttaaatttgaaatcaATGATACATTTATGCATGCATACCACATCATCAAGTAATCATAAATTACATTAATAATGGTGAACTTTATATAAAATTTAGGAAAGAGAGAAAGACAAAAATTAGTAAAATTAGAAATGTTTGGATGCAAAATGCAACTAATATTGgagttgaaattttattttagtaacAAAAAAAATACTTCTTATACCGAACTCAGTTCTGTTCGAGCTCGTATATGAACTATTTCGAGTATCGTAGTATGGAAACTCAATTCCTCTCGAGCTTGTTTAAAATTTTCATCtattttttcaaaattcatttttattatatttgaatcaaattttatttaaattttttattctttTAAGTGTTGAATCTTAGACGAAAAGACTTGTCTTTTTCAAAAATACCCAATTAAACTCGTTTATTAAATAACTATCTCAACTTGAATTACATCCGAGTTATATGTAATTCAAATTTTGATGTCCACCAAATTATCTTGATACGAGAAAATATGCAAGTTTGGAGTTAGTTTGTCTAGTTATTCAAATTATGCATTGGTTATAATTAAGAACTATATAATTTTTTTGTTGTATATGAATTTTTTactaatatttaataaaatttaaggaaaaaataaataaaagatacACATGTACAAAGTATACGGGTAATAATCTGCATTATGTGCATCACAAGATCAAgttgaaaatttaaaataattatgtatttattttagtttcaacttaaaataattatgtatttattttagtTATTGCAAAAAGTAGTATTCAAACAATTCCGAAAAATATGATGTAACTCTTTAATAACTGCATTTTTACCTAATTCATCTCATAATTGCCCCAACTAAAAATGTCCAATGATCCAAATTAAAATTAACTTAAAGTCCTAAACCTTTCTTTAATATCTTGTTAAAAAAACTTTCATAAATATGAATTTGGCTGATTTAACTTGTAAAATTTAATATTCCAACCCTAGTTCTCACTTTCTCAAAAAAATAGTTGCTTTGGATCTGTACAAATGTGTATAGGCTAGCAACACCATTTTAGTGACACCTAACAGTCAGATGTTTATTTTATTGCAAACTTATTTCTTTTCGACACAACACAAAGCATCTATGCAACTAGATTATAAGCCgaataaatagaaaatataggCACCTGCATGCATGCGGGAAACCTGTAAAATTTTAAGCATATATAAACTGCAGGTGTTTATAAAGCAAACATGAATGCAAGTTTTGGTATCATTATTTAATTAGATAATTGGCAATTTTA
This genomic interval from Apium graveolens cultivar Ventura chromosome 8, ASM990537v1, whole genome shotgun sequence contains the following:
- the LOC141680817 gene encoding uncharacterized protein LOC141680817, which produces MSMEHRGWDDEILKELFNDRDQDCIRSVPLNEDMRQYRIYWSKESSGEYSVRSAYRLLQVQKALWRQEDNDSFWRKIWKIRALPKVLNLVWRSLSQCLPTMMLLRQKHVRVESSCPLVDGDGDSSWVKPHESIIKVSVDATTFREYSGSGMGVIVIDAGGELIITKTVCRHRVLCPELAEALAIKEALSWIKNQGWQGVIGESDFLVAVQAIRSKAPMVSPFGRVIEACRAMLRDLNTVSLFFIKRSANVAAHELARVSYSIPDRVFDWSFVPIGAFNALKADLLS